The genomic interval ttttaaagggcCATTTGATCTTGCCCAGCCATAGGAAAAGGAGGCATCACTCAGTTGAAACTACCTAGGGGAATTTAAAAATACCTAGCTACACCTTCACACCTTTAAATTAGATGGAGCTCAACTGTCCTTAAGAAAGAATTCTGCACATTTATCCAGAGAAGGGCCTCCAGGTAGTCTTACGTAGCTGCATTCGGAGATAGTCTATATGAggcatgtgttttgttttttttttttttttaaaaaaaaaaaaaagagaaatacttATACCTGGAATTTATATTCTTCCAAGTAATCTTTTAGTCTTGTTGGTAAAGGCAGTCCCCAGATGGCACCGGTACATTTGTTAATGGTGAGTCGGCAGAAATGCTGTAGAGATGGGGCTGACGTGTACAGAGGTTTGGTCAGGTACAAGTGAACAGTCCCGTTCCGAGGGGCCTCCGGGCCGGTCCGTTTATCCTTGCACATCTGGACATAGTAGTCAATCAGATGAACCACACTGTCAAACTGCTTAAGCTTGGACTTGACACAGATGATAGAATCCAACCGGAACTTCCCATCTTGGTACTCAATCCGGAGGTTGGTCGGTCCAGCGGACGTCTTAACGGATATGGTTAGTAGGTAGTCTGAGTGTGAACTGTCTCTGATCAAGAACGTCCCTTCAGGCGCCTCCTTGAGCTTCTCTTTGGCTTCATTAACAGTCATGCTCCCCCAGTACCAGCCTGGGGTTtccattcaaaaagaaaaagaagagaaagtgaaacaGCTATTGTAATACCGTCTGTACTTGGTAGCAATTGTTCtagctgtttggttttgtttgagacacagGGCCTCGGGTAGCAtataggctggcctcaattttacttggtagccaaggataaccttgaacttctgatgcttcTGAATTcacttcccaagtcctgggatgtACGGGCCTGCACCACCGCGCTCAGCTAATTGTTCTTGTTatgcctatttttttaaaaaatgcccacagaaccagggaggctacatagcaggggggaccctaggatgactgtggctgatagtaagttttggttttactcagttactgggcaagcctcaatgaaacatttcactattaggataagaatttgtactgtatcacgctggtaatagaaaaaataaatttaaaaaaatgcccgTGAGTGAAAGTTCCCAGGGACTGTCATGAATCTTTTGGTAAGTATTGAATAAAAACTGAAGTCCATTCTAGGCACAACTGTCAGCCAATTTCTCTCTTTTCCAATGATTTTTCTGTAGCTCTTCTTTAAACTATGTTTAGATCGTCTTCTAATGAGTCCAAAGAAATTTTGCAATATGATAGTCAGTCATAccggctgagaaaaaaaaaatgatcctttCAGTATAGCTTAACTGAGACAAACACCTaagtaaattagaaataaattagAAGTTAGGGAGAAAAGTGGAAAACTCATCTCCAGTATttccaataaaaacagaagcaacTCTCTTGAGTGGTTGGTAGCCCCCAGACCTGCCCCCAAAGAACTTGTAATGTTTAGCCCTAGAAAGCGCTGCTGTTGACTGCTTTGATTAAAACTAGTTAcggtctggggagagagagggcgCTGATATCTGGTACTTAAAGTCTACAGTTCTCACTATATAttcttctggactctgtcctGGTTCAAATCGTACTACAACCCCTTTTCTCTGAAATCTCTATTTGATTGTCTTGGTCATCTCCAGAATCTCCCTTACAAAAGTGACTCAAGACACTTCACTTAGTAAGTTTGAACAATGTGCCCTCCGTTTCGGcggacacccccccccacacacacacacacacacacgccgccaataaataatattatatccgggaatatacatatataggccCGGGAAAGTTTCTGGAGGACAGAAAGACGGGGGCAGAAAGAAAAGACTGGAACTCTTTTTCCTCTCCCACGGTCTACTGCTACCAAAAGTTATCTTGCCTCCAGACAGACTTTAATCACAAGAACTTGTTTTCAAACTATTGAGAGAAAATAAtaggcttttcttttccttccgaCGCGCAGAGCGGCGCCTGAGACAAGCTGTACCTGGACAAGCTTGTCCTGGGGCAAGACCCTTGCCGGCTGCCCTCGCGGCCAGGCTACCCCGCAGCTGAGCCCCAcgcagtctgtctgtctcccaacTTGACCGCCACCGTCCCggggctgcggcggcggcggtggctgAGCCCGAGAGCGCACGCAGCCCAGCCCGGAGGCGGCACAGCCCCACTGGCCGCCGGCTGGCCCTGCGTTCGGGGAGACGCTTGGCCGCTTTTCTCCCACGCGGGTGCGAGCCGGAGCGCCTGAACCCGAACCCCGGCCGAAAACAGCCCCGGGTCCCCCGCGCCCAAAGGTCGCgctctgcgcccccccccccccaagcctcgGCGCCCCTGCACTTGGCTTTGGTCACCACCTAAGATCCCCGCCGAATCGGCGGGCGAGCATCCCTCTCCGCGGTTCCCCAGGCTCTGGAGCCGGAGGGGACCCGAGGCGAGGAGGCTTCGTTCCATCGCTTCGTAGGGCTCCCCACCTGGGTCCGCGCCCCGGCTAGCCCCCCTCGCCGGCCACCAGCTCCCTACCTGTTTGACTGAGCTCGCGCAGGGCCTTGGCCAGTCGCGCCGCCTCTGGGGACGGCTCCTCCGCCGACCCCGCGGTCCCCCACTGGCTCCGCGTCCTGTCCGCGCCATTCCCGGAGGGCTCCAGGCACCGCAGGGTCATGGGAGATGCGTCCACGCGTCGGGGACAGGTGGTCGCCCGAGCTGGGGGGGCCAGAGGACCTCGCGTCCTTTCTTGGAAGTCGCGGGGTATCCCGAAACGAGTCTCTGCGGGGTGTCCGAAATGGtggcggagggggaggggactgCAAGCAGCTGGTTCTCCCTCTCCAAATTCCGGCAGGGTGTTGGTGTGGCCAAGTCCCTCGCAGACGCGGTCACCCACGGATCGCCTGTGAAGAGACAATGGGGCAGAGACTGGGTCAGTCTGGACTGGACCCCTagggccggggtgggggtggggaaacagACACGTGGAAAATCCCAGGGACTCCTCCGCCTGCGTGCTTCTGTGCCACTTAAACCCAAGCATCCAGTTAACGCCCTGCCCagctctaggggaaaaaaagggagcAGAGACCCAAGACGCTAGAGTTGGCCTGAGtgcaggggtgaggtgggagaCAGAGTGAGGGGTAGACAAGGTGTTTTCCCGCCCAAGAACTGTGCTGGAATCAACACACAGGCAGCCTAGGAAAACAGTCACCTGCGGGTCGGGATAGGCCTTTGTCATGggcaagtaggaaaaaaaaacataaaaaatgcaaagaacatgGCAGTTCTCTGCACTTGGCATTTCCATCCAACACTCCGAGCAGCCCCAGGGCCCTTGGGAGGATGCATCCGGCAAAACCTGGTTCCACGCCCTAGAGCGCCGCAGGGCTCCCGGGTCGCCAGCCGAGGGTGCTGCGGTGCGCTCGCTAAGCGGTGCGCCAGGCGCCGCATCCCCGCCGCGGAGGCGACCTCGCCCTGACTCCTGCGGCTTCCCGGAGCAAGCTCCGGGACAAGGACCCGGGGAGCGCAGCGCCGGTCGCTCGGAAACGCGGAACGCTGCTcccagcagccgccgccgccgccgccgccgcgggcgcTGTCGAGGAATCGGCCGGAGAGCGGGCAGCCCCCGCCCGAAGCTCCCGAGGAGGCCGGGGCTGAacccgcagcagcagcagcagcgagcGCGGCGGGACGTGCCATCGACCCGCACCGAGGTCTTACCTCCGCCGCGGCGACGGCTGCCTCCGCACCAGGAAGCCTCCCCAGCGGACATGGGGCGGGCAGGGGAGCCGGGGAGAGGAGGGGGTGCCCGTCTGAGGTTCCCCCGTTGACGTTTATTTCAAGAGCGAGATGCCTGGGGATGGATGCAACCGGCTCCGCGCTCGGTAGAAACAGCCGGACTTGGCTGCGCCAAAGGCAGACAAAAATCCCAGGGATCGTCGCCTTGCTCGCcagccaccacccccccccccactccctgcgCCTCGCCCCAGGCTGACACCCCTGCTCTCTAGTGCAGAAGGAGATGgaaagagaaggggtggggggagcaagggCGGAGGCTGGCGGGGAGGAGCGGGAGATCAGGTTATTAGGATTATAAATTTGGATAGCAGTggttggggaggaggggggggaggctACGAAGACTTGGCGAGGCCGAGAGGGAACCCGGGAGAGGAGGCACTTGCGTCCGGATGGGGCAGAGCCGCGACTCGAACTCTCCCGGGGAGCCCTCCACTGAGGCAGCCCCGGCAGTCCGCCGCTCCAGCGCTCGCACCCCgccgccctcccctcccccgggcGGAGCCTTGGGGCTTCGCGAGCGGTACCTGCCGCAAGCTTCCGGGCTCGGGGCGCAAGGGATCTGGAGTCCGCTGGCCCGGAGCCCCGGCTCGCACGGTCCGCGACCCGCGCGCAGcgttggcggcggcggcgggagggaAGGCTCATGCTTCAAGGGAAGCCCAGGGCCCGCGAGCCGCGGCGGCGGCGAGACTTGGCAAGAGTTAAACGCCTGTCCCCGGAGCCGAGGGTGCGCGCGACTGCCCAGCCCCGCGCGCCGCCCTCGCTCCCCGCCTCCCCGCCTCCCGCCCCCCCcgcgcgccccgccccgccccgccgctgCGGAGGCCGCTTTCCAGGAACTTTCCAGGAATCCGCCTCACGTGACCGCAGCCCCCGCCAGCGCTTTAAAGAGGCTCGGGCGCTAATGCGCAGGCTTCCAGGGAGCCCGGTGCAGAGCCGAGCCGGTGCCGGTGCGGGTGCCGGTGGCCGCGGTGTGCAAGCCTGCGGCTCCGCCCTCCTCCTCTGACCCTGCACCTCGGGGTGCTCGGGGACAAGTGCGAGAGGTCCCCAGCCATTGCCTTTTAGGCGGCCAGTGCCTGCCCCTATCCGCATCGGCTGAGCACCCTGGTCCCCCGAATAGCAGCAGTAGCCCCTCTTCTCCAGCCCGCCGTGGAGGAGGGGACCTTTTTTTTCCCAGCCACCGCGGGCCTGCCAGTC from Peromyscus maniculatus bairdii isolate BWxNUB_F1_BW_parent chromosome 18, HU_Pman_BW_mat_3.1, whole genome shotgun sequence carries:
- the Socs2 gene encoding suppressor of cytokine signaling 2 translates to MTLRCLEPSGNGADRTRSQWGTAGSAEEPSPEAARLAKALRELSQTGWYWGSMTVNEAKEKLKEAPEGTFLIRDSSHSDYLLTISVKTSAGPTNLRIEYQDGKFRLDSIICVKSKLKQFDSVVHLIDYYVQMCKDKRTGPEAPRNGTVHLYLTKPLYTSAPSLQHFCRLTINKCTGAIWGLPLPTRLKDYLEEYKFQV